Genomic DNA from Nitrospirota bacterium:
ATCCGCTCTCAGACCGGGAGGAAGGGGACTATGTCTATGAGGTTGGGGTGGAGTTTAAAGATATGGCGGAAGGGGACCGGGAACATATTATTAAGTATGTTGTGAGCAGGCAGTTGCGGCTCAAACGTGAACACAAGTCCTGAACAGTTACAGGATTTTTGATCAAGGGATGACTTTAAGGAGTTTTTCGCTTAATTTTGCCGCCCTCGACGGTTTCATTTCGTCAAGAATTTTAGCGCCGGTTTTAGGCTTGATTCTAAGAAGGATTTTCAGTACCAGGGGCTCTTCCATCTGGCCCATTCTTTCGGCGGCATCTTTTGCCGGCATCGCCTCATACATTTTAGCCAGATGGGTCATTTGAATCTCAGCCTCTCCCTCCGGCTTTTTCTTTTTTTGATTTTCTGCGTCAGATAACTTTGCCAGAAGTCCGGTCAGTTCATTTTTTAGCGTCTGAAGCCGTTGTTTTTCTTTTTCCAGCTCCCCGGCGCGCTCGTCAAGCTCGGCCTTTCTTTTTTGAATGGTCTGAATCAGTTCTTCCGGAGGAGCATTTTGCTGATCGGGGATTTCATCTCTTTTGATTTGAATTGCCCCTCCTTTCATTTCGGCTGTTGTCGGAACAACCGCCATGACGGAAAGAAAAAAAAGGAAAAAGAAGAACCCTTTGCTCACTTGTTTCTCCACTTTAACTGCATCCCGATTTCATCGGTTTCCTGCTGGTCGTTTTTAACGATTTGATTGATAAATTCCCGCTTCCGCGCCGCTTCAATTTTTTCTATCGCTTTCTTTTCCCGGACAATCTCAAGAAATTCTGCCTTTTTTTGCTCATAGGCCTTTTCTGCCTCCAGGACTCTCTTTGCCTGTTCCTTGATTTGATCGGCCTGGGCATGGACAAACCGGTAGGCGAGAGCCGCCTCATCGGGGTTAATCCCGTCGATAGGGTTTTTCTCAAAAAGCGATTGAGCCGTCAGCACCTGACGATGGAGGGATAATAAAATCTCCTGTTCCCCGGCAATTTTCCGTAGGGAGGCGTCTATATCAGCCTTTGCGGTCTCTTCCTTAAACCTTAAATATTGAAGAAAACTCTGAAACTTTGGACGGTAAAAAGTCATCTCATTTCCCTGATCCGTTGATAAGGACCCATCTGCTGTGTTCTCGACTCTCGGCTTCCGAGATGTACCACAAAGCTTGCTCGCGAGCGGTTCCGCAGCGAAGCTATGATTTTCACTTTTATAGACCTCGATCGCCTCAATTCTGCGGCCTTGCACCTGGGCCCTTCTCAACGGCCAGGTTTTTCAGATAAAGGGGGAATGATCCTGAAAAGGGCTTCCCGGCTTTCCTGAAAGTTTACTTTTTCATGCATGTCCTGCGCCAGGTACGACTGGAGCTCTCCCTGTTTATCGATGGCCTTATCGATCTGGAGGTTAGTCCCTCTTTTATAAGCCCCCAGATTGATGAGGTCTTCCGATCTTTCATATAAAGAGAGAAGCTGTAAAAATTTCCTTGAGCTTTCTAAATGCGCCGGTTCCGCGATGTCGAGCATCACACGGCTTGTGCTTCTCAAGGGATCAATCGCAGGGTACTGGTTTTTAGAGGCTAACTCCCTCGAGAGGACCAGATGTCCATCCAGGATCGACCTTGCGGCATCCGGAATCGGATCGTTTAAATCGTCCCCTTCGGCCAGGACAGTAAACAACCCTGTAATCGAACCCTCATGAGAAGATGTCCCCGACCGTTCTAAAAATTTTGGAAGAAGGGAAAAGACGGAAGGGGTATACCCTTTCGTGGCCGGAGGCTCCCCGGTGGCCAGGCCGATTTCTCTCTGAGCATGGGCAAGGCGGGTGAGGGAGTCCATCATCAGGAGAACCTCTTTTTGCCGGCTCCGGAAATATTCTGCGATCGCCATGGCCAGAAAAGCGCCCCGTCTTCTGATTAAGGGAGATTGATCCGAAGTCGCGGCCACCACGACAGAGCGTTTCAGGCCTTCTTCCTTCAAGTCTTTCTCGATAAATTCTTTGACCTCGCGGCCTCTTTCGCCGATCAGGGCGATCACATTGACGTCGGCTTCGGTAAACCTGGCGATCATCCCGAGCAGAACGCTTTTTCCGACGCCGCTTCCGGCGAAAATCCCCAATCGCTGGCCTCTTCCGCAGGTCAGGAGCCCGTTGATGGCGCGAATTCCGAGATCCAGAGGTTGAGTGATCCTTTTTCTTTCAAGCGGGCCGGGCGGGGCGTCATATAAGGGAAAAGTTTCAGAAACGGGGACAGGTCCTTTATGATCAATCGGGTTTCCCAATCCGTCAATGACCCTTCCCAACAGTCCGGGCCCGACCCCGGCCATGGCCTGGGTTCCTTTAGGTTCAATTGAACTCCCCGGGCCTATTCCGCTCAGGTCTCCAAGCGGCATTAAAAGAACTTTTTCTTCCTTAAATCCGACAACCTCGGCCAGAACCCGTTTTCCTTTGAGAGAGGTGATTTCGCACACTTCACCAATGGCAGAAATGGATGCGCGTCCTTCAAGGACCAGTCCAATTGCCTGTGTGACTTTTCCTTTCACGGGGAAAAGGTCTGCTTTTTCAATACCCTCAATATATTTTTCAGCCGAAAAAATCATTTTATGCCCGATCCGTTAAACAGGGCGTCAAACATTTGAATGAGCTGGCTGTCGAGCCTCAGGTCGACGATTCTTTCATGATTTTCGACGAGGCATTCCCCCGGGAGAAGGGAAGCGTCAGGCTCAAATTTCAGCCATTGGGTCTCCGCGGATGTTGCCAGAAATTCATGCGCTTTTTCATCGATCACCTGGAAATCAGCCGGGTGAAGCCGGATGGTGAAACGGCCCTCCTGTCCAATTTTCAAAATTCCTTCTTTAATCAACTGGAGGATCTTTTCTTTATCCGCCCGGACTTCTTCCCTGAGGATCCTGCGGGCAATAAGGAATGCAATCGTCAGGATCTCCTGTTCAGTCCCTTCTTCGATGCCCTTTTTGATTTTGGCCAGTTCATCGGCCAATGATTCGAGATACTGAAATTTTATCCCGGCTTCTTTGAGGCTCTGTTCAAACCCTGCTTTACGCCCGGCCTCAAATCCCTCGAAATAGCCTTCTCTCTCCTGTTCGGTTTCTTTGCATCCGATTTCACCGGCAGGAACTCCCGATAACATGGCCTGAGAAGTTGAGTCGGGACGCATGCTCCTTAACTGATAGGCTCCCACCTCGCCCGGAACGTTCGGGTCTTGTTTCATTATTTTAGACAAGGATCTCCCCCTGTCCTTTTCCGACCATGATTTTTCCTTCCTGAACGAGGCGCTGGACGATTTTAAGAATAGCCTGCTGGCTCTTTTCCACTTCGCTTAGCTTTACCGGCCCCATGGCTTCCAGGTCTTCTTTTAACAGATCACCCGCGCGCTGGGACATGTTTTTATAAATTTTTGATTTAACCTCTTCTTTTGCCGCTTTAAGCGCAAGGGTCAGTTGTTCTTTGCTGACCTCTTTGAGAACTTCCTGCATATGCCGGTCGTCCAGTTGAACAAGGTCTTCAAAGACAAACATCAATTGGCGGATCTTGTCCGCGAGTTCTGGATTGGTCTGCGAGATCGATCCCAAAATAGCCTGTTCGGAGGAGGGCCCCATCTGGTTCAGAAGGTCCGCGACCAGTTTAACCCCGCCGACCTTTCTCCCGGAGGCCATTCCCACCCGGGACATCTCTTTCTGCATCACCTCGCCCACTTCCTTCATCACTCCCGGAGGAATCTCCTCCAGGGTTGCCATCCGGAGCAGAACATCGCTTCTCAGGGCTTCAGGAAGATAGGTCAGCACCTGGCTGTTCTGTTCAGGGTCGAGGTGGATCAGGATGAGGGCTATGGTTTGAGGATGATCGGTTTGAAGCATCTGGGCGATTGCCTTCGGGGCCATCCACTTCAGGGAATCAAGCCAACCCTCTTCATTGGAGGAGAGGTTTTCCATGACCCGCGCCGATTTTTCCTGGCCCAGGGCTTTCATCAGGACTTTTTGCACATAGTCCTTCCCCCCGATACTCATCCCCATACCATAAGAGGCCTGCTCTGAAAATTCCGAGACGACCGTAGAGATATCCTCTGCGGAGACGTCGGAAAATCTCGAAATAACACGGCCAATCTTTTGAACGTCTTTAGGTTCCAGATTCTTCATGACATTGGCGGCCAGATCTTCTCCGAGGAGGGTCATGAAAATCGCTGTTTTTTCTTCACCGCTTAATTTACGCGCCATTGAACTCCTGAGTTATTTTTCTTTCAACCATTTCCGTACGACGTTTGCCCCGGCCTGAGGATTTTCTTTTGTGAGTTGAATCATTTGATCCCGGCTGTTTAAACCGGTTTTAGCATATTCTTCTATTGAACCCGCTCTGGTCTCATGCAAGGCGGGCAGGGTCATCGGTGAAGGAGCCGTCAGGGTTTTTAAAAGCGGGCGGATGACAAACATCCAGATAAT
This window encodes:
- a CDS encoding FliI/YscN family ATPase — protein: MIFSAEKYIEGIEKADLFPVKGKVTQAIGLVLEGRASISAIGEVCEITSLKGKRVLAEVVGFKEEKVLLMPLGDLSGIGPGSSIEPKGTQAMAGVGPGLLGRVIDGLGNPIDHKGPVPVSETFPLYDAPPGPLERKRITQPLDLGIRAINGLLTCGRGQRLGIFAGSGVGKSVLLGMIARFTEADVNVIALIGERGREVKEFIEKDLKEEGLKRSVVVAATSDQSPLIRRRGAFLAMAIAEYFRSRQKEVLLMMDSLTRLAHAQREIGLATGEPPATKGYTPSVFSLLPKFLERSGTSSHEGSITGLFTVLAEGDDLNDPIPDAARSILDGHLVLSRELASKNQYPAIDPLRSTSRVMLDIAEPAHLESSRKFLQLLSLYERSEDLINLGAYKRGTNLQIDKAIDKQGELQSYLAQDMHEKVNFQESREALFRIIPPLSEKPGR
- the fliG gene encoding flagellar motor switch protein FliG → MARKLSGEEKTAIFMTLLGEDLAANVMKNLEPKDVQKIGRVISRFSDVSAEDISTVVSEFSEQASYGMGMSIGGKDYVQKVLMKALGQEKSARVMENLSSNEEGWLDSLKWMAPKAIAQMLQTDHPQTIALILIHLDPEQNSQVLTYLPEALRSDVLLRMATLEEIPPGVMKEVGEVMQKEMSRVGMASGRKVGGVKLVADLLNQMGPSSEQAILGSISQTNPELADKIRQLMFVFEDLVQLDDRHMQEVLKEVSKEQLTLALKAAKEEVKSKIYKNMSQRAGDLLKEDLEAMGPVKLSEVEKSQQAILKIVQRLVQEGKIMVGKGQGEILV
- a CDS encoding flagellar FliJ family protein, producing MTFYRPKFQSFLQYLRFKEETAKADIDASLRKIAGEQEILLSLHRQVLTAQSLFEKNPIDGINPDEAALAYRFVHAQADQIKEQAKRVLEAEKAYEQKKAEFLEIVREKKAIEKIEAARKREFINQIVKNDQQETDEIGMQLKWRNK